Below is a window of Frigoribacterium sp. SL97 DNA.
CTAACGCTTGGCGCGTGTGCGCGGGTCGATGAAGCCGTACATCAGGTCGACGATGAAGTTCGTCCCCAGCACGGCGAGGGTGATGACCAGGAAGATGCCCTGCATCAGCGCGTAGTCGTTGTTCTGCGTCGCCGTGAAGAGCGCGTTGCCGATGCCCGGGTACGAGAACACCTGCTCGGTCACGATGGAGCCCGACACGACGAACCCGAGCGAGATCGCGAAGCCCGCGAACTGCGGCAGCACCGCGTTGCGGGCCGCGTAGCTCTGGCGGATGCGCATCGGCGACAGGCCCTTGGCCTCGGCGGTGACGATGTAGTCCTCGCTGAGGGTCGACACCATCATGTTGCGCATGCCGAGCAGCCAGCCGCCGACCGACGAGATGATGATCGTCAACGCCGGCAGCGTGCCGTAGAGCACCGCGCTCTGGACGAACGTCCAGCTGAGCCCCGGCGTCGCCTCGTACACGTTGTAGCCGCCCGACAGCGGGAACACCCGCAGGACGCTGCCGAACACGTACAACAGGATGAGCGCGAGCCAGAAGTACGGCACCGCCTGG
It encodes the following:
- a CDS encoding ABC transporter permease, with product MRYVAQKVGFYAVALFAALTLNFFIPRLLPGDPVDILLAKMQQKGPVSEATVTSLRLLLGSDSDEPLFSQYVQYLGNLARGDLGISVSYFPAGVSTIIGQAIPWTIALIGIATILSFVFGVGLGTLAGWKRGSVLDNFIPVTTMFQAVPYFWLALILLYVFGSVLRVFPLSGGYNVYEATPGLSWTFVQSAVLYGTLPALTIIISSVGGWLLGMRNMMVSTLSEDYIVTAEAKGLSPMRIRQSYAARNAVLPQFAGFAISLGFVVSGSIVTEQVFSYPGIGNALFTATQNNDYALMQGIFLVITLAVLGTNFIVDLMYGFIDPRTRAKR